The genomic segment CGTCCGTTACGGTCGTCACCGGCGCACCGCCGCTAAGGACAGGCGAACCGTCGCCTTGGAGCAGGCGGACGATTACGCCGGCTGCAGCCGAATCGGCAGGCTCTCCGTCCTGACGCCCGATGGCGCCGAGGTCCACCCACAGCTTGTCGCCCAGGTTGACGAGCTTGATAAGGCCTGCGTCAAGCGTCGTGTTGATATCGCCCGAGGACAGCGTCACGGATGCCGTGCGCCCGCCATCGCTTGCATTCGCATCGGAATCCGCAGTGTCAAGCGGCCCGGCATCCTGCGCCGTAAACACATAGCCGGCCGGCAGGTCGAAGGAAACCCGATAAGTTCCGGGAACCAGACGGTCGAACAAGTACTTCCCGTCCGCATCCGTCGTTGTCGTGACCGGCAAGCCGCCGCTCATCACAGGCGAACCGGCTCCGTCCAGCAAGCGGACGGTCACGCCCGCCACGCCTGTCTCGCCGGCATCTTGGATGCCGTTCAGATTGCGGTCCATCCAGACATAGTCGCCGAGCGCGGTCAGCTTGACGAGACCCGCGTCGGTGTCGACGTCGTTCTCTCCCGGGCTGAGCGAGACGATCGCCGAGTGTCCGGTGATCGGATCGGCATCCGAATCATTGCTGGCGGTGCTGCCCGTTGCATTCTTTTTCGCGAAAATATAGTCGGTCGGCAATTCGAACTGTACGATGTAGTCGCCGGGAACGAGCTTCGTGAACTTGTAGCGTCCGTTCAGATCGGTCGTCGTCGTGACGGGTACACCGCCCTTCAGGACCGGATTGCCGCTGCCGTCCAGCAGGTTGACCTTGGCGCCGGCAAAGCCGTTTTCGCCGACATCCTGAATGCCGTTGTCGTTCGCGTCGTGCCAGACGGTATCGCCGAGGGAAGCCAGCTCGACGAGCCCCGCGTCGATCGTCAGATCGTCCTGCTCGGAGACGAGCGTTATGGCATCGCTAAAGCCGAAGTTCGTGCCGGACACGTCGTCGTCCGCGTTGGAATCGATCTCGCGATTTGAGCCGGCCTGCGATTGCGTGAACATATAATCGTCGTTCGGCAGAATGAATTGCACGACATATTCGCCGGGCCACAGATTGGTAAACAGGTAAGAGCCGTCTGCGTCCGTTACTGCCGTCTTGATGACGGTCGTCAGATCGGCCGCATCGTACAGCTTGACGGTGACGCCTTCGACGCCGGGTTCGCCTGCGTCCTGAATGCCGTCGAAGTCCTTGTCGCTCCATACAAAGTTGCCGAGCGATACTCGGTCTACGATGCCGGCATCGATGTCGGTGCGCTGTTGTCCGATGGCGAGCGTCACCGTATCGGTAAGGCCAAGGTCCGCATCCGCGTTCGAGGCGTCCGAGTCAACCGCGCTTGTGCTTTGATGCTTGCCGGTAAATTTGAAGCCGGCAGGCAGCAGGCTGAACTTGACCTTGTAGTCGCCGGCGGACAAGTTAATGAATTTGTAGTTGCCGTTCGCATCCGTCGTTTGCGAAGCGACGGGATTGCCGTAAGCGTCGTTCGCAGGCGTCGTGCCGTCCGCCTCGAACAGCTCGACCTTGATGCCGCTCTTGCCCGGTTCGCCCGCATTCTGGATGCCGTCTCCGTTCAGATCGTGCCATACCAGGTCTCCGAGCGATGCAAGCGTGTGAATGCCCGCGTCGATCGTCATATCATGCTCGCCCGTGGACAGCGTCTTGTCCGCGAGACCGACGGAGCCGGTGCCTTGCTTGATCGCGTCCGAATCCTTTGCGTCGTCGCTGCCTTGATTAGGCTGTACGAACCAGTAGCCGGTCGGCAGCGTGAATTTAACCGTATAGCTTCCCGCATTGAGGTATTGGAACTTGTACAGTCCGTCGGCAGCCGTCGTTTGGGTGGAAATCGCCGTACCGTACGCGTCGGCCGTCACCGGATCTCCCGTGCCGTCCAGCAATTGTACTTGAACGCCGGCTACTCCCGTTTCTCCGGCATCCTGCACGCCGTCGCCGTTCGTATCCAGCCACACCTTGTCGCCAAGGGATGAGAGCTCGTACAGTCCCGCATCGATGTCCATATTGTCGACGGCATTCATGGCGATCGTGGCCGTCTTTGCTTTAGTCGCCGTAGGCAGCGCCGGCACGATCGCGTCGGAATCGCTGGCCGCGGTGCCCGCGCCATTGATCGTGAACAGGTAGCCGTTGCCCCGGACGAACTCGACTTTGTAATTGCCCGGATAAAGATTCGAGAATTTGTAGAGGCCGTCCACGGCGGTCGTCGCCGTGCGATAAACGGCAGTCGTCGAGTCGTCCTCGTAATACAGGTTGACGACAACGCCGCTCACGCCTGGCTCGCCGGCATCCTGCACGCCGTCTTGATCCTTGTCGTTCCACACGTAGTCGCCGAGCGCCACGAGCTTGACGAGGCCTGCATCGATTCGCATATCGCGGGCGCCAGGCGCCACTACGGTCAAGATCGTATCCGTTTGGCCGGACGTCTGCAGCGTCGGCTCGTTGTTGGCCGAGCGATTGACGTCGGAGTCCGAAGCTGCGCCTCCTTGACCCTTGCGCGTAAATCCGTAACCGGTCGGCAGGACGAATTCGACCTTGTACTTGCGCGGCAGCAAATGATCGAACAAATACTTGCCGTTCGAATCGGTCGTAGCCGTTACGAAATTGTCGTTACGGTCTTTGACCTGTGCGCCGGATTCGGTCAACAGACGGACGGTAACGCCCGACTTAGGAACATCGGTCGGATCTGTCCCCTGCTTGCCGTCGGCGTTGCCGTCGACCCATACTTCGTCGCCGAGCTCGACGGGAAGCACATAGCCCGCATCGATGGTCAGATTTTTCTCCCCGAGCCGCAGGTCGATCACGTCCGAAAATCCGAGCGGCTTCGCTTTGTCGGCCGTCGCTGCGCTGCCGAAGGTCGTAGCGCTCGCCAGATCATAAGCGTTGGAATCCTCGAATCGCTTGCTGCCCTTATCCTTATAAGTCAGCAGAATATCTTCGGCTGTTCCGTCGGAATCCGTATCGAACGCGTACTGGGAAGGGAACTTGACCTTGTACTTGCCCGGGAGCAGGTTGTCGAACAGATATTTGCCGTTCGCATCTGTCGTTTGCGTGCCCTGGGTAACCCAATTCGAGCCGATTTGCTTGAACAACTCGACCAGAACGCCGGACACGCCGTGTCCCGCTGCCGGTTCATTTTGCGTACCGGAGCCGTCAGCGTCGTACCATACATAGTCGCCGATTGCGCCGAGCGGAGGCTCGAGTCCCGCATCGATCGTGAGATCGTTTGCGGTCAAGTGTATCACGTCCGTAATGACGGTAGGCGACGTGTCCGACGAACCAACCACGCCAACATTGGAGTCTACGGCGTTGTTGCTGCCGGCTTCCTTTTGGGTCCATGCGGTAAAATGACGCGCTTCGTTCGTATAAGCGTCGGCACCGCTGCCGTATTTGTAATCCTCGGGCAGGGAGGTCGGCATCGTGAACTTCACTTTGTAGTCGCCGGCCGGCAGGTTCGGGAACAAGTAGTAGCCCGCCTTGCCGCTGGCGTCGGGACCGGTCACCGTGGTCACCGGGATATGAACGGTCGTGCCGTCGTCCTTGAAATCCTTCGTGAACGGCGTGTTGTCGGATTTCAACAGCTCGACCTTGACGCCGTTGACGCCCGGCTCTCCGGCATCCTGTATGCCGTCCTTATTAACGTCGGCCCAGACATAATCGCCAAGCGACAGGCCGGTAGGCGGATTGATATGCACGCCGACTTTTGGCGGCTCGGCCGGCTCGAGCTTGGAGCTCGTGCCTTTTTCCTGCGCCTGATGCGCAAAGGAGTTCCAGGCGATCCGGTCAACGGTCGTGCCGAGCGGCGCTTTCATCATCCAGACGATCGGATATTCCTGGCCGGGAGCGAGCGAGAACGCCGCCGCGAATTCGAACTTAAGCGCCGTGACGGTCGTCAGGTCGGCCGGCGGCGTCGCGCTCCAACCGGAGGCCGTGTTGATCTTGGCATGGACATCCGTACTGTAATAGACGGTGTAGTCCGCATTGGCGGCCAACGGCTCGGTCAGCACCGTGCCCCATTCGGATCCGCGCGAACCGAGAAGCGCGCCTTCGTCGCCTTGGCGGGGCAGCGTATCGACAACGACCACATGGTCGACGTCGAAGTTCGAGTTGTTTTTGACGGTCAGCTTGTAGTCGACCCGTCCGCCGGCAACCGTGTTGCCAAGCTGGTCGCAGGAGACATCGCCGAACGTACAGCCGGTCGGGAAGGTGCCGGCCTTCCAGTCGTCGTCCAATTCGCCGCGAACCCGCTTGTACGAGCCGAGCTCGGCTACTCGGTTGACGGTGACGTCGGCAGAGGAGCCGATGTAACGGTTGGTCGGACTGCCGTCGCCATCGTAATCGTTCGTATCCGTCTTGAGCGGATTGAAATAGTAGTCGTTTAGGTAAGCTTCGTTGTTGGACGTAACGCCCGCCTGATTCGTATAGGTCGTAGCCGGCGCGTATTCCGCGATTTTGGCTTTGACGCGAATCGTGAACGAGCTGTTTAATGGCATCTTGGTGCCGGGCGCGAATTTCCAGCGCAGCAGCGTTCTGTCGCCGCTTAGCGCCGTCGGCGTGGGGGCATCGAGCGCGAACGAAGCGGCAGAGAAGTTGGCGCTCGAATCCGAGATCGCCGCGGAGACGTATTCCAGTCCCTTCGGCAGCACATCGAATACGATCGGATCGTGGAACTCTGCGCTCGAGAACGAAGTATTCGATACTTTGAGATCGAATTCCGCGTAGCTGTCCGTCGTTGTATTAGAAGGGACGAACGGGCCGCTGCTCACAAGCGTCTTGTCGAGCCGCACGAGCGGCCGGTCCTGCCAGACGTAAACGTCGGCGCTGTCGCTGCCATGCTTCGGCGTGGAGTCGAACGTATAATCCAGGTTCGCCGTATTGCGAATATAATTGCCGTTCGTGATGGAAGATCCGCTTCTCAGCGTATACGTAAGGGTAAAATTCGTCGTCTGGCTGAACGAGACGGGAAGCGAACCCGCGAAGCGGAACTGAACGCCCATCACCCGATCTGCGCCCAGATTCAACGAAGAGGCGGAGAGCTTCTCGGAGGTCTCGGGGCTGACGGACTGCCAGTACACCCAGTCACCCGCGACGGGGCTTGCCTTCGTCGTGTAGTACACCGCATAGTTTACGCTGACTTCATGGAACGTCGCGGTGTCGATTTCCTTCAAATCGAGATTCACCGGATTGCCGCCCGAATCTTGCGTCGGTGTCATGTCGGCGATGACGGCATCCTCGAGCGTGCTGTTGGAGCGGTTGCTGAAGCCGCCGACATAGAACTTGACGTCCTGTCCGGGAGAAATTTCTTTTTGACGATCTTCCACGTTTTTATAGAAGCCGCCGGGGCCAGTGTCGATTTTCGTGTCGGTAAAGCCATGGCTGACATTGGCGCTAGTCGACAGCTGCGGCTTGCCCAGCGGGTTGTAGGTGACGTTCGCGATATTCGTCACGGTCGTCGACGTGTCTACGCTGCTTGCTGGATATCGTACGGTCACGTAATAGACCGCGTCGTCGGCAAGCGTACCTGCGGGGCTCCAGGTGACGACGCCGGTCGCGCCGGGCGCCGGCGCCGAGCTCGGCGTCGGATAGGCGGATACGAACTCGGCTTCGGCCGGCAGCGTATCCTTCAGCACGACATTTTCAATATCGAGCACGCCGATATCGGTGCCGGACTTCTTATTGTTGAACGTCAGCTTGTACTGGACTTGACCGTCTACGAGCGGCGTCGGAATCGGAGAGACCCGTTCCTTGACGAGCTCCCAGTCCGCGGCGGCTTGTGCCTTGACGGTTACGGGATTGGACGCTTCCAGTTCGACCGTCGGATTGCCGCCGGCGTCCGGTCCGTAGATCTTGGCGGTCGTCGTGGTCTCCGTGCCGTCGGGCGTCGTATGCGCGGTATAATGCGCGTTGATCTGCAGCATGTACGACGTGCCTGCGACCGGGCCGCCGGCGCTTGAATTTTTGAAGCTGAACTCAAGATTGTTCCCGACCTGCGTCATGCCGGAAAGAATGGATAGCGGGATATAGTTGTTGAATTCGACGCCTGCCGGAAGCGGCAGCACGAGCTTCAGCTTCTCGGTGTCGATCCCGCTGTCCACCAGATCGGAAAAGCTGAAATTGATCGTATAAATGAAGGTGCGTCCGGAATCGACGACCGGCACGTCGGTCGACATGCTCATCAGAATGCCGTTAGCGGCGTCGCTATCGGCGTTCGCATCCGGCTCCGGCAGCCAGGAGCGGCTCCACAGCAGTCCGAAGACAAGCGTAATGGCTAGAAAAGACTTAAAAATCTTCATTGCTTACAGGTCTCCTGTTCCATCTGAATTTTGGATTAATACGGCGTGGACAATAAGGCGATGCGTCGGATTTTTGCGCGGATGACAGGTGACCAGCGTCAGCTCGGAGACACCGTTCCCGGCGTCGTCCAGCACGGACAAATCGTTCGGTTCAACGATCTTGATGGTTGTAACCCGGTATGTAGAACGTCCGATCGAAGTGTCCACCTGCACGGTGTCCCCGACCGCTACTTCGCCGAGCCGGTTGAAGTGTCTGCCGCGGGTCAGGCTTCTGTGTCCCGCGAGGACGAAGTTGCCCGGTTCGCCGGGCAGCCTGTCCGGCACGACCGTCCCGGCGCCCCGCTTCAAGGCGGACGCGTCCGATCCGTAGACGATCGGCTCGCTGATGCCGATCCGGTCGATCGAGACCGTCCCGAGCACCTTGGCGCCGTCGATCTCCCGCCACTCGGGCAGCGGCATGACGGCTGCCGCCATATTCGTCGCGGCAGGGGAGGGCTGCGCAGCCGCCGCCTGGGAGCTCCATGCGGCGAGCAGACGCAGCTCGCGTTCGTCTTCACGGTGTTCGGCCAGGCGGGGATACAGCACGAGCGCGATGCCCGCAGCCAACAAAAGCAGCGCCGTCAGTGTCAGCGCGGGCCTGCCGCGCTTCGGTGTTCCTGTCAAATCAAACCGTTCCTCCTCCATTGCAGTCGAATTTCTATACTAGCAGCCAGTCTAAAGGACAAAACTCTACAAAAACTGAACAAGCTGCTTTCAAAAATTTCAAAAATCAAAAAAACCGGCAACGTCCTTTTTGAAAGGGCGTTGCCGGTTTTTCATGAACGAACGTATTTGGCGACGAATGAGAAGGTGAGCAGGACGGCAGTCAGAAAACGATCCCTGGCGTACGCATCGCCGTCATGGGTTAGGCGTCGAAGAAGAGTGATCAGGTCGACGGGCGGCGTACCAAGCCGCAATCTCTGCTGAAGGCGGGTGAGCATATTGGTCCTCGCTCATCTTGACGAGCAGCGCATACTGCTGGTCGACCATGCTGTTTTCCCCGAGCGCCGCGTGGAGCTTCATTATAAGGAAGTAAACCTCTTCGGAATACGGGAACCGCGACTGTACGCGGTAAAGCCAATCCAGGCCGTAGGCTGGCATGCCGTGCTCTTCGAGCAGGACGGCCAGCCGGAGCGCATATCTGTACCAAAGCACGCGCAGTCGCCGACGCTCCGTGTCGGCCCATTCGTAGTCTTGCTCCTCGAAGTAATCGCCGGTGAATGCCTCGAGCCAAGATTCGTAATATTGCAGCTCATTTTGTAGTGTCTCGTCGGCCGGCGGCATGCGCCGTTCCCAGTCGTCCACGTCGATGAGAATATCGTCGGTCATCAGCTCGTAGCCGGCTTTCGTATTCAGAATTCGAATGCCGAGGCCCGCCGACTCCATGGACTTGCGCAGCTGGTAAACCGTCGTGTAGAGGAGCGCATAGCTGCGATCGGGAGCAAGCTCCGGCCAGAGCAGCTCGATCAGCGTATCCTTTCGCGTCTGCTGCCCGCGTCTGTGAAGCAGGAAGGCGAACAGCTCTTGCGCCTTGTTCGTCCTCCAGGCGAGCTGCGACGGGACAGGTCCGTATTCGACGGACAAGCTGCGGAAGCAGCGGATGACCGTATGGACGCCGGACGGATCGGCGTTCGTCTGCGCCGGAAGGCCTGCCGTGCTCTCCAGCCGTTGAAGCGTCTGCGCGAGACGCGGCAGCAGCACCGGTTTGAGCAGGTAGTCCAGCGCGTTTACCTCGAATGCCTTGAGGGCGTATTCCTGATAGGCGGTCACGAACACGATCCGGGCGCCGGGGAGCGCCTCTTGGAAATGAAGGGAGGCTTCGAGTCCGTTCATGACAGGCATATCGATATCGAGAAAAATGACGTTCGGCTGAAGCGCATCGAGCGCGTCGAGCGCGTCTTTGGCGTTGCCGAATTTGCCGCAGATCTCGATGCCGCCTAGTTTTTTTAGCTGCCTTTCCATATCGTTCAATGCCAAGGGTTCGTCATCGACGATTATGCATTTCAAATCGATCCCGCCTCGTTCAAGTTCCGGCGCCGCCAGCGATCGCCATTTTTCTACATTATATCGAAGTCCGGGGGGAAATGGGGCTTGAAACCATAAATTCTGCGCTTCTGCCCGCCGGCGTACAATAAGTAACGAGGTGATGGACGAATGCTGAAGCTGGGCGTATTGGATCAATCTCCGGTTTTGAGCGGAGGGGACGCGGCACAAGCGCTGCGGGACACGGTCGAGCTGGCGAGGCTCGCCGAAGGGCTCGGCTATTCGCGCTTCTGGGTATCGGAGCACCACAATGCGACAGGACTCGCCGGTTCCTCTCCGGAAGTGCTGCTTGCCGCGCTCGGGGCGCGAACTTCGCATATTCGCATCGGTTCGGGCGGCGTCCTTCTGCCGCATTACAGTCCCTACAAGATTGCCGAAAATTTCAGGGTGCTCGAAGGCTTGTATCCGGGAAGAATCGATCTGGGCATCGGCCGGGCGCCGGGAGGCATGCCTCTCGTATCGCGTGCGATGGGCAGGGAGGCGGGCAAGGACAAAGAAGCGGGGTTCGTGAACTCGCTGCATGAGCTCGCAGCTTATCTCAATCTGGGACCGCCGCTGGGCGCCGGCCACCCGTTGGCCGGACTTACAGCTTCGCCGGCCGTCCAGACGCGGCCGGAGGCATGGCTGCTCGGCTCCAGCGGCCATAGCGCGCAGGTCGCTTCGGCGCTGGGCGCCGGCTTTGCATTTGCCCATTTTATTAAT from the Cohnella hashimotonis genome contains:
- a CDS encoding SdrD B-like domain-containing protein translates to MKIFKSFLAITLVFGLLWSRSWLPEPDANADSDAANGILMSMSTDVPVVDSGRTFIYTINFSFSDLVDSGIDTEKLKLVLPLPAGVEFNNYIPLSILSGMTQVGNNLEFSFKNSSAGGPVAGTSYMLQINAHYTAHTTPDGTETTTTAKIYGPDAGGNPTVELEASNPVTVKAQAAADWELVKERVSPIPTPLVDGQVQYKLTFNNKKSGTDIGVLDIENVVLKDTLPAEAEFVSAYPTPSSAPAPGATGVVTWSPAGTLADDAVYYVTVRYPASSVDTSTTVTNIANVTYNPLGKPQLSTSANVSHGFTDTKIDTGPGGFYKNVEDRQKEISPGQDVKFYVGGFSNRSNSTLEDAVIADMTPTQDSGGNPVNLDLKEIDTATFHEVSVNYAVYYTTKASPVAGDWVYWQSVSPETSEKLSASSLNLGADRVMGVQFRFAGSLPVSFSQTTNFTLTYTLRSGSSITNGNYIRNTANLDYTFDSTPKHGSDSADVYVWQDRPLVRLDKTLVSSGPFVPSNTTTDSYAEFDLKVSNTSFSSAEFHDPIVFDVLPKGLEYVSAAISDSSANFSAASFALDAPTPTALSGDRTLLRWKFAPGTKMPLNSSFTIRVKAKIAEYAPATTYTNQAGVTSNNEAYLNDYYFNPLKTDTNDYDGDGSPTNRYIGSSADVTVNRVAELGSYKRVRGELDDDWKAGTFPTGCTFGDVSCDQLGNTVAGGRVDYKLTVKNNSNFDVDHVVVVDTLPRQGDEGALLGSRGSEWGTVLTEPLAANADYTVYYSTDVHAKINTASGWSATPPADLTTVTALKFEFAAAFSLAPGQEYPIVWMMKAPLGTTVDRIAWNSFAHQAQEKGTSSKLEPAEPPKVGVHINPPTGLSLGDYVWADVNKDGIQDAGEPGVNGVKVELLKSDNTPFTKDFKDDGTTVHIPVTTVTGPDASGKAGYYLFPNLPAGDYKVKFTMPTSLPEDYKYGSGADAYTNEARHFTAWTQKEAGSNNAVDSNVGVVGSSDTSPTVITDVIHLTANDLTIDAGLEPPLGAIGDYVWYDADGSGTQNEPAAGHGVSGVLVELFKQIGSNWVTQGTQTTDANGKYLFDNLLPGKYKVKFPSQYAFDTDSDGTAEDILLTYKDKGSKRFEDSNAYDLASATTFGSAATADKAKPLGFSDVIDLRLGEKNLTIDAGYVLPVELGDEVWVDGNADGKQGTDPTDVPKSGVTVRLLTESGAQVKDRNDNFVTATTDSNGKYLFDHLLPRKYKVEFVLPTGYGFTRKGQGGAASDSDVNRSANNEPTLQTSGQTDTILTVVAPGARDMRIDAGLVKLVALGDYVWNDKDQDGVQDAGEPGVSGVVVNLYYEDDSTTAVYRTATTAVDGLYKFSNLYPGNYKVEFVRGNGYLFTINGAGTAASDSDAIVPALPTATKAKTATIAMNAVDNMDIDAGLYELSSLGDKVWLDTNGDGVQDAGETGVAGVQVQLLDGTGDPVTADAYGTAISTQTTAADGLYKFQYLNAGSYTVKFTLPTGYWFVQPNQGSDDAKDSDAIKQGTGSVGLADKTLSTGEHDMTIDAGIHTLASLGDLVWHDLNGDGIQNAGEPGKSGIKVELFEADGTTPANDAYGNPVASQTTDANGNYKFINLSAGDYKVKFSLLPAGFKFTGKHQSTSAVDSDASNADADLGLTDTVTLAIGQQRTDIDAGIVDRVSLGNFVWSDKDFDGIQDAGEPGVEGVTVKLYDAADLTTVIKTAVTDADGSYLFTNLWPGEYVVQFILPNDDYMFTQSQAGSNREIDSNADDDVSGTNFGFSDAITLVSEQDDLTIDAGLVELASLGDTVWHDANDNGIQDVGENGFAGAKVNLLDGSGNPVLKGGVPVTTTTDLNGRYKFTKLVPGDYIVQFELPTDYIFAKKNATGSTASNDSDADPITGHSAIVSLSPGENDVDTDAGLVKLTALGDYVWMDRNLNGIQDAGETGVAGVTVRLLDGAGSPVMSGGLPVTTTTDADGKYLFDRLVPGTYRVSFDLPAGYVFTAQDAGPLDTADSDANASDGGRTASVTLSSGDINTTLDAGLIKLVNLGDKLWVDLGAIGRQDGEPADSAAAGVIVRLLQGDGSPVLSGGAPVTTVTDASGNYLFTNLYPGSYKVRFDLPAGYMFTKSLVTGTGYTTDNDSNVDASGTTGPISLTAGQDDMSIDAGIVLPAAIGDFVWEDADSNGIQGPDEKGRNGLKVELLDALGNVLKTTTTADLAGKPGYYKFDGLMPDTYKIKFYIPDGQLFTSKGATPDATRDSDAGLEGDTAAVTLTPGEYRDDIDAGFYPVPAIIPAALGDRVWLDVNGNGLQDDSETGLNGVTVELYNRFNALVATKVTANDADGKPGYYAFTGLNPEDYTVKFILPAGYQFTKPAQGTDRSKDSNADSLGKTPVVSLIAGMNDKTIDAGLIPLSSIGDYVWIDSNANGKQDAGEVGLNDVEVTLYDADGNEIATQLTGQDAGGKPGYYAFKDLAPGAYRVGFKLPNGYAWTTVHAAGSKGDNDSDAGPDGRTGVISLQPGASDLTVDAGLVLKKGEPQTPDTGTGTDNGGTDNPGSDNPGQGNGSTGGTDGTGGNGSGGVDAGGNNGSEDGGADGGSNGASSGASGSGSANGGGQLPKTGETAPIYPLIGYGLIAASLILFAIRLRNRKPKRTL
- a CDS encoding response regulator, yielding MKCIIVDDEPLALNDMERQLKKLGGIEICGKFGNAKDALDALDALQPNVIFLDIDMPVMNGLEASLHFQEALPGARIVFVTAYQEYALKAFEVNALDYLLKPVLLPRLAQTLQRLESTAGLPAQTNADPSGVHTVIRCFRSLSVEYGPVPSQLAWRTNKAQELFAFLLHRRGQQTRKDTLIELLWPELAPDRSYALLYTTVYQLRKSMESAGLGIRILNTKAGYELMTDDILIDVDDWERRMPPADETLQNELQYYESWLEAFTGDYFEEQDYEWADTERRRLRVLWYRYALRLAVLLEEHGMPAYGLDWLYRVQSRFPYSEEVYFLIMKLHAALGENSMVDQQYALLVKMSEDQYAHPPSAEIAAWYAARRPDHSSSTPNP
- a CDS encoding class D sortase, with product MTGTPKRGRPALTLTALLLLAAGIALVLYPRLAEHREDERELRLLAAWSSQAAAAQPSPAATNMAAAVMPLPEWREIDGAKVLGTVSIDRIGISEPIVYGSDASALKRGAGTVVPDRLPGEPGNFVLAGHRSLTRGRHFNRLGEVAVGDTVQVDTSIGRSTYRVTTIKIVEPNDLSVLDDAGNGVSELTLVTCHPRKNPTHRLIVHAVLIQNSDGTGDL
- a CDS encoding LLM class flavin-dependent oxidoreductase — translated: MLKLGVLDQSPVLSGGDAAQALRDTVELARLAEGLGYSRFWVSEHHNATGLAGSSPEVLLAALGARTSHIRIGSGGVLLPHYSPYKIAENFRVLEGLYPGRIDLGIGRAPGGMPLVSRAMGREAGKDKEAGFVNSLHELAAYLNLGPPLGAGHPLAGLTASPAVQTRPEAWLLGSSGHSAQVASALGAGFAFAHFINGQGGQGAAREYRRRFRPGLLGASPRVAVCVYVVCMEDDSQAEREATSLDLRLLLNEKGEFGRPVPSREEARAYPYNAADRARIAENRSRMVVGGPARVKQMLYALAASYGADEIVVNCITADAASRSASLARVAGLIRQRIAR